The following coding sequences lie in one Synechococcus sp. PCC 7336 genomic window:
- a CDS encoding chromophore lyase CpcT/CpeT, producing MSLNLAERSIMVLLPSNPNTATDTKLLPTLAHWMAGDFSNQKQVFAEPTKFAHIRIFFRPLPYDFFHGIGFYSEQAYNHDLWTPYRQGMHRLVDRGDFVYIENYGFKDPVVFAGASRDRSILDSITRDDIERRHGCSMVFERQDDRLIGKVEPGCRCLIHRNGAQTYLVSEVELTETTWVSRDRGLDVETHEQVWGSAEGLLRFEKRASFSTEIPVDAF from the coding sequence ATGTCATTGAATCTAGCCGAACGTTCCATCATGGTTTTGCTACCCTCTAACCCAAATACTGCCACTGACACCAAACTTCTGCCTACATTAGCGCATTGGATGGCAGGGGATTTTAGCAATCAAAAACAAGTCTTCGCCGAGCCGACTAAGTTTGCCCATATTCGTATTTTCTTTCGTCCGCTGCCCTACGATTTTTTCCATGGTATTGGTTTCTACTCCGAGCAAGCCTACAACCACGATTTGTGGACTCCATACCGCCAAGGGATGCACCGCTTGGTCGATCGCGGCGATTTTGTTTATATCGAGAATTACGGTTTCAAAGATCCGGTTGTATTTGCCGGGGCCAGCCGCGATCGCTCGATTTTAGACAGCATTACGCGGGACGATATCGAGCGGCGGCACGGATGTTCGATGGTGTTCGAGCGCCAGGACGATCGCTTGATCGGCAAGGTGGAGCCCGGATGCCGGTGTTTGATTCATCGCAATGGGGCGCAAACTTATTTGGTCAGCGAGGTGGAGTTGACCGAGACGACGTGGGTGAGCCGCGATCGGGGGTTAGATGTGGAGACCCACGAACAGGTGTGGGGCTCGGCAGAGGGTCTGTTGCGGTTTGAGAAAAGAGCGAGTTTCTCGACAGAAATTCCGGTAGATGCCTTTTAA
- a CDS encoding HEAT repeat domain-containing protein: MSQPNASVAADPVLAAQHRTDAQLAELRQKLVEGSLNPEADAQLLADLVENFSDPRGLTRMAIAEALAEVGKPASPYLIGALAQHPNPVIRRACAKTLTLIADRTAIPTLIDALLNDPDTVVHGSAVGALARLGEDAVPELIAILATPATPETTKGHLAWALAFIGAEASEPIYREIGSDSAAVRAAVVGAVASIAESQPEDRAFRLLLDALNDPAQNVRSEAAAALSKIEHKPAIPALLEMLDRPEGESRKAAALALMKLSGKEAIAPLSAALERESDDAVQKAIKLAIMQIERRLETEEEGW, encoded by the coding sequence ATGTCTCAGCCCAATGCTTCAGTCGCCGCAGATCCCGTACTGGCTGCCCAGCACAGAACGGATGCCCAATTGGCCGAGCTGCGCCAAAAACTAGTCGAGGGCAGCTTGAATCCTGAAGCTGACGCACAATTACTGGCCGATTTAGTAGAAAATTTCTCAGACCCTCGGGGCCTAACCCGCATGGCGATCGCCGAAGCTCTGGCGGAGGTGGGCAAACCCGCTTCTCCCTATTTGATTGGCGCTTTAGCCCAGCACCCCAACCCTGTCATCCGTAGAGCCTGTGCTAAAACCCTCACTTTAATTGCAGATAGAACTGCGATCCCCACTTTGATCGATGCGCTGCTCAACGATCCAGACACCGTCGTCCATGGCTCGGCAGTGGGGGCACTGGCTCGCTTGGGGGAAGACGCGGTTCCCGAGCTGATCGCCATTTTGGCGACCCCCGCAACGCCCGAAACCACCAAAGGACATTTGGCTTGGGCCTTGGCCTTTATTGGTGCGGAAGCCTCGGAGCCCATCTATCGGGAGATCGGCTCGGACTCTGCCGCAGTGCGGGCAGCGGTGGTCGGTGCTGTCGCCAGCATTGCAGAAAGTCAACCGGAAGACCGTGCCTTCAGACTGTTGCTCGATGCCTTGAACGATCCCGCTCAAAATGTCCGTAGCGAGGCCGCAGCGGCTTTGAGCAAAATCGAGCACAAACCGGCCATCCCCGCTCTGCTAGAGATGTTGGATCGCCCCGAGGGGGAAAGTCGCAAAGCCGCCGCACTGGCCTTGATGAAACTCAGCGGGAAAGAGGCGATCGCCCCCCTCTCTGCTGCCCTCGAACGAGAATCTGACGACGCTGTGCAAAAGGCAATCAAACTGGCCATTATGCAAATTGAGCGCAGGTTGGAGACGGAAGAGGAAGGCTGGTAA
- a CDS encoding HEAT repeat domain-containing protein has protein sequence MSLEASLQKLKHPNPNMRSRAIAEIVDIRDENTIPTLIGFLGEANTDFRRAVVKTLGVIGPDSVPSLVKKLHASDDTTVKASCTKAMAQVAVNHPDKPFPAVGSEALKAALSDADPVVHITAAMALGAVGAAAKNILLDGLTATDNPAAAIAIVNALSSIQDEGLIDVLNEVAHDESVDSYVRETATSAVSRLEMMLGR, from the coding sequence ATGTCTTTAGAGGCATCATTGCAAAAATTGAAGCACCCCAACCCCAATATGCGCAGTCGGGCGATCGCTGAAATTGTCGATATTCGCGATGAAAACACGATTCCTACCCTGATTGGATTTTTAGGGGAAGCCAACACTGATTTTCGTCGGGCGGTCGTCAAAACCTTAGGGGTCATTGGACCGGACTCGGTTCCTTCCTTGGTCAAAAAGTTGCATGCGAGTGACGACACGACAGTCAAGGCTAGCTGCACGAAGGCAATGGCTCAAGTGGCAGTCAACCACCCCGACAAGCCCTTTCCTGCAGTGGGTAGCGAAGCGTTAAAAGCTGCCCTCAGCGATGCCGATCCTGTCGTTCACATTACGGCGGCAATGGCGCTTGGAGCCGTTGGAGCAGCGGCTAAGAATATTTTGCTAGACGGCCTCACAGCCACCGACAACCCGGCGGCGGCGATCGCGATTGTCAATGCCCTCAGTTCCATTCAGGACGAGGGTCTGATTGATGTGTTGAACGAGGTCGCCCATGACGAGTCTGTCGATAGCTACGTTCGCGAGACGGCAACGAGTGCCGTGTCTCGTCTGGAAATGATGCTCGGACGTTAG
- a CDS encoding HEAT repeat domain-containing protein, whose amino-acid sequence MDKRFFRLFDMSEDEAIALLDKPIEDLEEDDVRYVAAAHLVNFPTDRSIAALIRAVENTHPSLDNRITRRKAIETLGRLEVREALPFIRVCLQDDDRFTVENAAKAIAEITTDDAEILAEIAQLLDKPEQCYRSLIQVLSKLGYKPALDRIRNFLDADSEPLYSAAISAVCKLSGDDSQIGKVIDLLQHPSVNARRSSIQDLIDADYYRAIPKIAACPVSIVFRLRAIRLMAGSDLSDGKLIDRDLYASLDRVLMDRPSDLNRVHQYDALPPLDVLIKDLYSTDFGRCYLATQTLVEQYPEAAPKALFATYETEARQDYGAHYHVIKSLGWLRYAPAYDLFIEALNNTSPQFQKSRSAAALALAELGERKAIPALRASSATKIWALKYASILALEAFGDSTAREVLADDPDRLIRARATQAANSVPVS is encoded by the coding sequence ATGGATAAACGTTTTTTTCGGCTCTTCGATATGAGTGAAGATGAGGCAATTGCTCTGCTCGATAAACCGATTGAAGATCTAGAAGAGGATGATGTGCGGTATGTAGCTGCTGCTCATCTTGTGAATTTCCCAACCGATCGTTCTATTGCTGCACTCATCCGCGCCGTCGAAAATACGCATCCATCATTAGACAATCGCATCACGCGGCGAAAGGCGATCGAAACATTAGGCCGCCTAGAAGTTCGGGAAGCCCTTCCTTTCATTCGGGTTTGCTTGCAAGATGACGATCGGTTTACGGTGGAGAATGCGGCCAAGGCAATTGCTGAAATCACCACTGACGATGCTGAAATTCTGGCAGAAATCGCACAGTTACTCGACAAACCCGAACAGTGCTATCGCTCCCTCATCCAAGTTTTATCCAAGCTGGGATACAAGCCCGCCCTCGATCGCATTCGAAACTTTTTAGACGCCGATAGCGAACCCCTGTATAGTGCTGCGATTTCTGCTGTTTGTAAATTATCGGGAGACGATTCTCAAATTGGCAAAGTGATTGACTTATTGCAGCATCCCAGTGTAAATGCCCGCCGCAGCAGTATTCAAGATTTGATTGATGCTGATTATTATCGAGCCATTCCTAAAATTGCTGCTTGTCCCGTGTCAATTGTTTTCCGGCTGCGGGCCATTCGCTTAATGGCTGGGTCTGATTTGTCCGATGGAAAGCTAATCGATCGAGATCTGTATGCCAGCTTGGATCGGGTCTTGATGGATCGCCCCAGTGACTTGAATCGGGTTCACCAATACGATGCTCTACCCCCCCTAGATGTTTTAATCAAAGATCTATACAGCACTGATTTCGGTCGCTGCTATCTTGCCACTCAAACATTGGTGGAGCAATATCCTGAAGCAGCGCCCAAGGCTTTATTCGCGACTTATGAAACAGAAGCACGTCAAGACTATGGCGCTCACTACCATGTCATCAAATCGCTAGGATGGCTGAGATATGCTCCTGCATACGATTTATTCATTGAGGCGCTGAATAATACTTCGCCTCAGTTTCAAAAGTCACGATCTGCAGCTGCGCTGGCTCTTGCCGAATTGGGAGAGAGAAAAGCGATTCCCGCTTTAAGGGCAAGCTCGGCCACAAAGATCTGGGCTCTGAAATATGCCTCGATCTTGGCCCTAGAAGCATTTGGAGACTCAACTGCACGTGAAGTTTTGGCTGACGACCCAGACCGACTAATCCGAGCGCGGGCCACCCAGGCTGCGAACTCCGTTCCAGTCTCCTGA
- a CDS encoding bleomycin hydrolase encodes MKSVVTTVVAAADAAGRFPSTSDLESVQGSLTRAAARMEAAEKLGNNLDAVAKEAYDACITKYPYLNDSGEANSTPTFKEKCARDIKHYMRLIQYCLVVGGTGPLDEWGIAGQKEVYTSLGLPTPPYVAALTFARNRGCSSRDMSVQALTEYNALLDYAINSLA; translated from the coding sequence ATGAAATCTGTTGTGACCACTGTGGTTGCTGCTGCTGACGCAGCGGGCCGTTTTCCCAGCACTTCCGACCTCGAGTCCGTACAAGGTAGCTTGACCCGTGCAGCTGCTCGTATGGAAGCGGCTGAGAAGTTGGGGAATAATCTCGACGCTGTGGCAAAAGAAGCCTACGATGCTTGCATTACTAAGTATCCCTACTTGAACGACTCTGGCGAAGCCAACTCTACTCCTACCTTTAAGGAGAAGTGCGCTCGCGACATCAAGCACTACATGCGCCTGATCCAGTACTGCTTGGTTGTCGGCGGTACCGGTCCTCTAGATGAGTGGGGCATTGCGGGTCAGAAGGAAGTTTATACTTCCTTGGGTCTTCCTACCCCTCCTTACGTGGCTGCTTTGACCTTTGCTCGCAACCGTGGCTGCAGCTCTCGCGACATGTCCGTTCAAGCATTGACTGAGTACAATGCTCTGCTCGACTATGCGATCAACTCTCTTGCCTGA
- a CDS encoding bleomycin hydrolase, translated as MLDAFSRAVVAADASTSPVTDLSGLKAFVAEGNKRLDAVNAVASNASCIVSDAIAGMICENTGLIQAGGNCYPNRRMAACLRDGEIVLRYVTYALLAGDASVLEDRCLNGLKETYAALGVPATSTARAVQIMKASSCAHANGTQTEAQAGAKFKKNRDDQGLCNELTAELGGYFDRVISAIS; from the coding sequence ATGCTTGACGCTTTTTCTAGAGCCGTAGTAGCGGCTGATGCCAGCACTTCCCCCGTAACCGATCTGTCTGGCCTGAAAGCCTTTGTTGCTGAAGGCAACAAGCGGCTAGACGCAGTAAATGCTGTTGCTAGCAACGCTAGCTGCATCGTTTCTGACGCGATCGCTGGCATGATTTGCGAAAACACTGGCTTGATCCAGGCGGGCGGTAATTGCTATCCCAACCGTCGCATGGCTGCTTGCCTGCGTGACGGCGAAATTGTTCTACGTTATGTAACCTATGCTCTGCTGGCTGGAGATGCTTCCGTTCTGGAAGATCGTTGCTTGAACGGCCTCAAAGAGACCTATGCAGCTTTGGGCGTGCCCGCCACCTCCACCGCTCGCGCCGTGCAAATCATGAAAGCTAGCTCTTGCGCCCACGCTAATGGCACCCAAACCGAAGCTCAGGCTGGCGCTAAGTTCAAGAAGAACCGCGACGACCAAGGTCTCTGCAACGAGCTGACTGCTGAATTGGGCGGCTACTTCGATCGCGTTATCTCCGCTATCAGCTAG
- a CDS encoding NblA/ycf18 family protein → MESTDLSMEQQFKLRVLSEQVQRLSREQAQEYLMEVMRQMMVKDNIVKNLLIGQGNLWQQQNG, encoded by the coding sequence ATGGAATCTACCGATCTGAGCATGGAACAACAGTTCAAGTTGCGAGTTTTGTCCGAACAGGTGCAACGGCTCAGCCGCGAGCAGGCGCAGGAGTACCTGATGGAGGTAATGCGCCAAATGATGGTGAAAGACAACATTGTTAAGAATCTGCTCATAGGCCAGGGCAACCTGTGGCAGCAGCAGAATGGTTGA
- a CDS encoding phycobiliprotein lyase translates to MNAMEFFQLSAGKWRSNRITHHLAFRRAETGDLEVEVSTLPADDPDVLELCQLHQFDPDTALGGCRVCWGGKMAWDKEGAEDHQGSTVMVLVAEDETGRKGRLLREQGYAEKMPVAGHFQMDDEDGLVLTTEYETMSAVERFSFASDDLRLRTSTVKRYGGFSTASLCVETRIVEEARQSLG, encoded by the coding sequence ATGAACGCAATGGAATTTTTTCAACTCAGTGCGGGGAAATGGCGCTCCAATCGCATTACCCACCATCTGGCATTCCGCCGGGCGGAAACGGGCGATCTGGAAGTGGAAGTCTCGACATTGCCAGCAGACGACCCGGATGTCTTAGAGCTATGCCAGTTGCATCAGTTCGACCCAGACACAGCACTGGGGGGCTGTCGGGTGTGCTGGGGCGGCAAGATGGCTTGGGATAAGGAAGGCGCCGAAGACCATCAAGGATCGACCGTGATGGTGCTGGTGGCAGAGGACGAAACAGGCCGGAAGGGGCGCTTGCTGAGAGAGCAGGGCTATGCCGAGAAAATGCCTGTGGCGGGTCACTTTCAGATGGACGACGAGGATGGGCTGGTGCTTACAACCGAGTACGAAACCATGAGCGCGGTAGAGCGGTTCTCGTTTGCCAGTGACGACTTGCGGCTGCGCACGAGTACTGTAAAGCGGTATGGCGGATTCAGTACAGCGTCTTTATGTGTAGAGACGCGCATTGTCGAGGAAGCGCGGCAAAGTCTCGGCTGA
- a CDS encoding phycobilisome rod-core linker polypeptide, which yields MTIPLLDYPRSSQNQRVKGFEVGNDDRAAIYSAENLLSATDMDDLIAAAYRRVINEQQMTASSRNPFLESQLRSGQITVREFIRGLATSDTFRRRNLEASNNYRFVQMCIQRLLGRDTYDEREKFAWSIVLATKGLQGFIDALLNTDEYLENFGDDIVPYQRRRVLPQRDMGEISFEHMPRYGRDRLETLTALGCNYAFVGSARPAAWDWDNPPIPVIYIKLGEVLAKGGGILVGLGLLAVFLAYYTGFPL from the coding sequence ATGACCATTCCTCTGTTGGATTACCCTCGGTCGAGCCAAAATCAACGTGTCAAAGGCTTCGAAGTGGGTAATGATGACCGAGCCGCCATCTACTCTGCTGAAAATTTGCTCTCTGCAACCGACATGGACGACCTGATTGCGGCAGCTTATCGTCGAGTCATCAACGAGCAACAAATGACCGCCAGCAGCCGCAATCCTTTCTTAGAGTCGCAGCTCAGATCGGGCCAAATTACCGTGCGAGAATTTATTCGCGGCTTGGCAACTTCAGATACCTTCCGTCGCCGCAACCTCGAAGCCAGTAACAACTACCGCTTCGTGCAAATGTGTATCCAGCGCCTGCTGGGCCGCGACACCTACGACGAGCGGGAGAAGTTTGCCTGGTCGATTGTGCTGGCCACCAAAGGACTGCAAGGTTTTATCGATGCATTGCTGAATACTGACGAATATCTGGAAAACTTCGGAGACGACATTGTCCCCTATCAGCGTCGGCGGGTGCTGCCTCAGCGAGACATGGGAGAGATTTCGTTCGAGCACATGCCTCGCTATGGCCGCGATCGCCTAGAAACCTTAACGGCTTTGGGCTGCAACTATGCGTTCGTCGGTAGCGCTCGCCCCGCAGCTTGGGATTGGGACAACCCGCCCATTCCAGTCATTTACATTAAGTTAGGTGAAGTCCTGGCTAAAGGTGGCGGCATTCTAGTGGGGCTAGGGCTTCTGGCAGTCTTTCTAGCCTATTACACCGGATTCCCTCTCTAA
- a CDS encoding phycobilisome rod-core linker polypeptide — MPLPLLSYQSSTQNARVLGYDVPGDDRPKVYSTENLLSAGDVGELIEAAYRQIFFHAFKCDREPCLESQLRSGQITVREFVRGLLLSNTYRKSFYDLNSNYRFVEQTVQRVLGRDVYGETERIAWSIVVATKGIVGFVDALLSSEEYLENFGDDVLPYQRRRVLPGRAKGELPFNIKSPRYNEYHRDFLGFPQFIMTYASRPKRAFRGETLTRAGDPASYLDMAKKIGLPTNSLRGVSASDFGDYMRKVPSRK, encoded by the coding sequence GTGCCGTTACCGTTATTAAGTTACCAGTCGTCCACGCAAAATGCTCGGGTACTCGGTTATGACGTACCGGGGGACGATCGGCCCAAGGTTTATTCTACTGAGAATCTCCTGTCTGCTGGAGATGTCGGCGAGCTCATCGAAGCAGCTTATCGTCAAATATTTTTCCACGCCTTCAAATGCGATCGCGAGCCCTGCCTCGAGTCGCAACTGCGCAGCGGTCAAATCACGGTGAGGGAGTTCGTACGCGGTTTACTGCTATCCAACACCTATAGAAAGAGCTTTTACGACCTCAACAGCAACTATCGCTTTGTGGAGCAGACGGTTCAGCGGGTGCTGGGTCGAGACGTATACGGCGAAACAGAGAGGATCGCTTGGTCGATTGTTGTGGCCACCAAAGGTATCGTCGGTTTTGTCGATGCCTTGCTGAGCAGTGAGGAGTACTTGGAGAACTTTGGCGACGATGTTCTCCCCTACCAGCGCCGTCGCGTGTTACCCGGTCGGGCTAAAGGGGAACTGCCGTTCAACATTAAGTCTCCTCGCTATAACGAGTACCATCGAGACTTCCTCGGCTTCCCGCAGTTTATTATGACTTACGCTTCCAGACCGAAGCGTGCGTTCCGTGGAGAAACCTTAACCCGTGCTGGCGATCCAGCTTCTTATCTGGATATGGCCAAAAAGATTGGGCTTCCTACCAATTCCTTGCGGGGAGTTTCAGCTTCCGACTTTGGCGATTACATGAGAAAGGTTCCTTCTCGCAAATAG
- a CDS encoding ATP-dependent RecD-like DNA helicase, protein MAFQTTLLYFAYCGRSSLSSRAIAREDRKLSRIFADRLVKGGQPLSAAEETQAFEILQKYRQPLTEAGVSVPNSLPDRLAIQLESEGMWRVVNERQGTAYSVTFAAGQGNCTCPQFRLKHNCKHLAAVVAASLTETEAEAQGDRTDVDTAELDTNIPAILPGITLTQQQWQALQELEEFLHSDERLYLLTGYAGTGKSTLLQALIQRLRSQGDDRAIALTAFTNKAKKVLESMAVRWGLAVECLTCCQLLGIRPVINPQTGQQEFKPERGFENQIDKFALVVIDESSTIGEEMWGLLLKAVSGLFREVKLLFVGDPAQLPPVNEAESPCFKEIARASHLTEVVRYGNAIGLVAERLRQTIDRPALPRFQTQLNAQASEGVEVLDAEAWHRSLIDVFVESEGSADFDRVRALAYTNRRVEQLNRTIRQATYGVGADRFVVGERLIAHNPCLKDETILLTSSAECTVLEVRLGRVDRWQVWALGVEDEEGRWRQLQVLHEAGRAELERRLKQLAESLQWGEFWALKNQFHDLRYAYALTVHKAQGSSFEAVYVDVRNFAINRSALERNKLCYVALTRASKRVLILQ, encoded by the coding sequence ATGGCCTTTCAAACAACGCTGCTCTATTTCGCCTATTGCGGGCGATCGAGCTTGTCTTCGCGCGCGATCGCCCGCGAGGATCGCAAACTCAGCCGCATCTTTGCCGACCGACTCGTTAAAGGCGGCCAGCCCCTATCTGCTGCAGAGGAAACACAAGCCTTCGAGATTTTGCAAAAATATCGCCAACCCTTGACGGAGGCAGGCGTAAGCGTTCCGAACTCTTTGCCCGATCGCCTCGCCATTCAGCTCGAATCCGAAGGGATGTGGAGAGTGGTTAACGAGCGTCAAGGCACTGCTTACAGCGTGACCTTCGCTGCCGGACAGGGGAACTGCACCTGTCCTCAGTTTCGCCTCAAACACAATTGCAAGCACCTCGCAGCCGTTGTGGCAGCCAGCCTGACAGAGACGGAAGCCGAAGCGCAAGGCGATCGCACGGATGTCGACACCGCCGAGTTAGATACAAACATTCCAGCTATCTTGCCCGGGATTACCTTGACTCAGCAGCAATGGCAAGCACTGCAGGAGTTAGAGGAGTTTCTGCACAGTGACGAGCGACTCTACCTGCTAACCGGCTATGCCGGTACGGGAAAATCAACCCTCCTCCAAGCCCTAATCCAGCGCTTGCGCAGTCAAGGGGACGACAGAGCGATCGCCTTAACTGCATTTACCAACAAAGCCAAAAAAGTATTGGAGTCAATGGCTGTGCGATGGGGGCTAGCAGTTGAATGTCTGACCTGCTGTCAGCTCTTGGGCATCCGGCCTGTCATCAATCCCCAAACGGGGCAGCAGGAATTCAAACCCGAGCGCGGCTTCGAGAACCAAATCGATAAGTTTGCCTTGGTGGTGATTGACGAGAGTTCGACCATCGGCGAAGAAATGTGGGGTTTGCTACTCAAAGCGGTTTCTGGCTTGTTTCGAGAAGTCAAGCTGCTGTTTGTGGGCGATCCCGCTCAATTGCCCCCCGTCAACGAAGCAGAATCCCCTTGCTTTAAAGAAATTGCGCGAGCTTCTCACCTGACTGAAGTGGTTCGCTACGGCAACGCCATTGGTTTGGTGGCCGAACGCCTGCGCCAGACGATCGATCGCCCTGCGCTGCCAAGATTTCAGACCCAATTGAATGCCCAAGCTTCGGAAGGGGTCGAGGTATTGGATGCAGAAGCATGGCACCGCTCGTTGATAGACGTGTTTGTCGAGTCTGAGGGATCGGCAGATTTCGATCGCGTCAGGGCTTTGGCCTACACCAATCGGCGAGTCGAACAGCTCAATCGTACGATCCGACAGGCTACTTATGGGGTGGGTGCAGATCGGTTTGTGGTGGGGGAACGTCTCATAGCCCACAACCCCTGCTTAAAAGACGAGACCATCCTGCTAACCTCTTCGGCGGAATGCACGGTGTTAGAAGTGCGGCTGGGTCGAGTGGATCGCTGGCAGGTCTGGGCTCTGGGTGTGGAGGATGAAGAAGGCCGCTGGCGTCAGTTACAGGTGTTGCACGAAGCGGGCCGAGCAGAACTCGAGCGCAGATTGAAGCAACTGGCCGAGTCTTTACAGTGGGGGGAGTTTTGGGCACTGAAGAACCAATTTCACGATCTGCGCTATGCCTATGCACTCACCGTTCATAAGGCGCAGGGGAGTAGTTTTGAAGCGGTCTATGTGGACGTTCGTAATTTTGCGATCAACCGCAGCGCCTTGGAGCGCAACAAGCTCTGTTACGTGGCCCTGACGCGGGCTTCCAAACGGGTACTGATTTTGCAGTAA
- a CDS encoding translation initiation factor, whose amino-acid sequence MSSSKRRASQPTDPSGKRIVYSEFGSDLAYPPLDRPSPELPPEQQQLRIQTSRKGRKGKTVTLISGFQSKPETLATLLKQLKSLCGAGGTVKEMTIEIQGDHRDRILQKLRQLRYSVR is encoded by the coding sequence ATGAGCAGTTCAAAACGCCGAGCATCGCAGCCCACTGACCCCAGCGGCAAGCGGATCGTTTACTCGGAATTTGGCAGCGACCTCGCTTACCCGCCGCTAGACCGTCCCAGCCCAGAGCTGCCGCCCGAACAGCAACAACTCCGCATCCAGACCTCCCGAAAAGGGCGCAAGGGAAAAACCGTCACGCTGATTTCGGGATTTCAAAGCAAGCCCGAAACACTGGCAACCCTGCTGAAACAGTTGAAATCGCTCTGTGGCGCTGGCGGAACTGTCAAGGAGATGACAATTGAAATTCAGGGGGACCATCGCGATCGCATCCTCCAGAAACTCCGCCAATTGCGCTATAGCGTACGCTGA